In bacterium, one DNA window encodes the following:
- a CDS encoding T9SS type A sorting domain-containing protein, with protein sequence MKQRLTICFFAFIACATVGWGELLRVPSQHANITEAVSASMRGDTIVLATGHYHEVVPVPHSLTFASNWIFTHDSASIATTQWSPEDSLFTTVARHERLTLAGIRFLPIGDPRQGVRILRGDSLHAVFQACWFEGTFDSTANYGDSYIHSANGSRFVFEDCRFFGDWSGGRPYIQNFYGSIEIMRCSITGRAYRYPGFPTIYIRGDSTKISDSYFSFDSWGLSVDGTFEISGSHFYRTAVYSIINASQNQHQKVVRNCIFDSCRAGPGIPIIESNSISPFNIENCVFQNCYTASGNGFAIIDSYLNLRMRHVIFRNIGVMQRVIASSFTDIDSCRFENTPLVLTMNHGYPQDQVTIRNTDFVNCANFIAAGVPPNIDSLFVPDCYWGNASGPRHPWNPNGTGVMVPTWVNPFPFRTTPVFPQNEIGDPGHVTYSLPNSIELLPAYPNPFNNSTTIQFSLPQATDAMVAVFDITGRKVATLTNSRLTAGRSTLIWNPKQLSTGTYFVRLSTPNQQVTRPVTYLK encoded by the coding sequence CAATTTGTTTTTTCGCGTTTATAGCTTGCGCGACCGTTGGCTGGGGCGAATTACTGCGGGTTCCCAGCCAACACGCGAATATCACCGAAGCGGTTTCAGCTTCGATGAGAGGTGATACTATAGTTCTTGCCACCGGCCATTATCACGAAGTTGTTCCCGTCCCCCATTCCTTAACCTTTGCTTCAAATTGGATATTTACTCACGACTCGGCATCGATTGCTACAACGCAATGGTCGCCGGAAGACTCTTTATTTACGACAGTGGCTCGCCACGAACGATTAACCTTAGCAGGGATTCGTTTTCTGCCGATTGGTGATCCACGGCAAGGCGTAAGAATTCTGCGCGGCGATTCGCTTCACGCTGTTTTTCAAGCCTGCTGGTTTGAAGGGACTTTCGACTCAACGGCGAATTATGGCGATTCTTATATCCATAGTGCTAACGGATCACGCTTTGTTTTTGAGGATTGCCGCTTCTTTGGCGATTGGTCAGGTGGACGACCTTATATTCAGAATTTCTATGGCTCAATCGAAATCATGCGATGCTCAATAACAGGTCGCGCATATCGCTATCCGGGGTTTCCGACTATCTATATCCGCGGTGATTCAACAAAGATTTCAGACAGTTACTTTTCTTTCGATAGTTGGGGATTGTCAGTAGATGGAACGTTTGAAATTAGTGGATCACATTTTTATCGCACTGCAGTTTATTCAATTATCAACGCAAGCCAAAATCAACATCAGAAAGTAGTTCGAAACTGTATTTTTGATTCCTGCCGAGCTGGTCCTGGCATACCAATTATCGAATCCAACTCGATTTCGCCATTTAATATTGAAAATTGCGTGTTTCAAAATTGCTACACCGCTTCCGGTAACGGGTTTGCGATAATCGACTCATACCTCAATCTACGAATGCGTCATGTCATTTTTCGAAATATCGGAGTAATGCAAAGAGTGATTGCAAGCAGCTTTACCGACATCGATAGCTGTCGTTTTGAAAATACGCCTTTAGTGTTAACAATGAATCACGGCTATCCTCAAGATCAAGTTACAATTCGAAATACTGACTTTGTCAACTGTGCAAACTTTATCGCGGCAGGTGTACCCCCAAACATTGATTCACTGTTTGTCCCCGATTGTTACTGGGGAAATGCTTCAGGACCTCGCCATCCATGGAATCCGAACGGAACCGGAGTGATGGTTCCTACTTGGGTCAATCCTTTCCCCTTCCGTACTACTCCAGTATTCCCGCAGAATGAGATTGGTGATCCGGGTCATGTTACATACTCACTGCCGAATTCGATTGAGTTGTTACCCGCTTATCCGAATCCGTTCAATAATTCGACTACGATTCAATTTTCACTGCCGCAAGCAACGGATGCAATGGTTGCAGTGTTTGATATCACCGGACGTAAAGTGGCGACCTTGACCAACAGTAGATTAACTGCAGGAAGAAGTACACTCATCTGGAATCCAAAGCAACTTTCCACCGGTACCTATTTCGTCCGGTTATCGACACCCAATCAACAAGTAACCCGTCCCGTTACCTACCTGAAGTAA